A genomic window from Thermococcus nautili includes:
- a CDS encoding DUF2079 domain-containing protein, which yields MIHLSLLKFKYFRYTSFDLGIFTQSFAGFLHGRPWFNTVEWQVHGVTSHFGVHFQPIMYALIPLFKLFPSAKTFLVVQSLALGTSVFLAYLLAKKVLNERLALALTGLYAFNSSLIGINLFEFHPVSLAVPLFLLAAVLLVDGREREFFATSAILLSVKEDTFLGVASLSLWWAFRDGFSIEELKKNRRFLVFAALSVLYGVIVIKLIIPHFGKGYIYGSLYKHVHLTGRKLAYFLLFNLSFGLLPLFLPRNWALLTLPWLENLLASRASQYSFGFHYPYMLVPLSFLGTVYALKELEFRHLKRILSVLLVLGFITSWATMPIAETPPKEPFSLVYYSILEPLPGYKTAWEVIDVLLKTNLSIYTQPAFYPALAVKENVYVYPAGIKPDLVFVDVRTYHGRLYLKRLREMVRNNYVLVYSKNGIELYARSGLKLPLPLKELN from the coding sequence ATGATTCATCTTAGCCTCCTTAAGTTCAAATACTTCCGCTACACCAGCTTTGACCTTGGAATCTTTACGCAGTCCTTCGCGGGCTTCCTCCACGGTCGTCCGTGGTTCAACACTGTGGAGTGGCAGGTTCACGGCGTTACCAGCCACTTCGGTGTTCACTTCCAGCCGATAATGTACGCCCTTATTCCCCTTTTCAAGCTATTCCCATCCGCGAAGACCTTTCTCGTGGTTCAGAGTCTTGCACTCGGCACGTCAGTTTTTCTCGCTTACCTCCTCGCCAAGAAGGTTCTGAACGAGAGGCTAGCGCTCGCGCTGACGGGGCTCTACGCCTTCAACTCCTCCCTCATTGGAATCAACCTCTTTGAGTTTCACCCCGTTTCCCTCGCGGTTCCGCTCTTCCTTCTCGCGGCAGTTCTCCTCGTTGACGGCAGGGAACGTGAGTTTTTCGCAACCTCGGCCATCTTGCTCTCAGTGAAGGAAGACACGTTTCTCGGCGTGGCTTCGCTTTCGCTGTGGTGGGCCTTTCGCGATGGCTTTTCCATCGAGGAACTGAAGAAAAACCGCCGCTTTCTTGTTTTTGCGGCCCTATCCGTGCTCTACGGCGTAATCGTCATCAAGCTTATAATCCCCCACTTCGGGAAGGGCTACATCTACGGTAGTCTTTACAAACACGTCCATCTAACCGGCAGAAAGCTTGCCTACTTCTTACTCTTTAATCTAAGCTTTGGTCTCCTTCCACTCTTCCTCCCGAGAAACTGGGCCCTTCTTACCCTTCCTTGGCTTGAGAACCTCCTTGCCTCAAGGGCCAGTCAGTACTCCTTCGGCTTCCATTATCCTTACATGCTCGTCCCGCTTTCCTTCCTGGGCACAGTCTACGCCCTGAAAGAGCTTGAATTCAGGCATCTCAAAAGGATTCTATCAGTGCTCCTCGTGCTTGGGTTTATAACATCGTGGGCTACTATGCCTATCGCGGAGACTCCACCCAAAGAGCCGTTCTCTCTTGTCTACTATTCAATTCTTGAGCCGCTCCCCGGATACAAAACTGCTTGGGAAGTTATAGACGTTCTTCTGAAGACAAACCTCTCAATTTACACCCAGCCTGCTTTTTATCCAGCCCTGGCGGTTAAGGAGAATGTCTATGTTTATCCAGCAGGGATTAAGCCGGATTTGGTGTTCGTGGACGTGAGGACGTATCACGGGAGGCTCTACCTGAAGAGACTTAGGGAGATGGTGAGGAATAACTACGTTCTCGTTTATTCAAAAAATGGAATTGAACTGTACGCAAGGTCGGGTTTAAAGCTCCCGCTTCCCCTCAAAGAACTCAATTAG
- a CDS encoding class I SAM-dependent methyltransferase, with protein sequence MSFREKYSRIARHYETLEKPLDRFFCPLRKKAVSFAEGRTLEVGVGVGKTLRHYPKDVELCAVDAVPEAIEIAREKARRLNLNACFEVADVEKLPFPDNSFDTVLSSFIFCTVPNPERGMREILRVLKPGGRAIFLEHTKSDSILLDYLFLLPLKLPLRLLLDDDPLRETHKLVSKHFEIEREERYYRGIVRLIVARKPAESKTFKAPSP encoded by the coding sequence ATGTCGTTCAGGGAGAAGTACTCGCGCATTGCCCGGCACTACGAGACCCTTGAGAAACCCCTCGACAGGTTTTTCTGTCCGCTGAGGAAGAAGGCGGTTTCCTTTGCCGAGGGGAGAACCCTGGAAGTCGGTGTTGGCGTCGGGAAAACGTTGCGCCATTACCCGAAGGACGTTGAGCTCTGCGCCGTCGATGCCGTTCCCGAGGCCATTGAAATCGCCCGGGAAAAGGCCAGAAGGCTTAACCTGAACGCCTGTTTCGAGGTTGCCGACGTTGAGAAACTTCCTTTCCCGGATAACAGTTTTGACACCGTTCTGAGCTCCTTCATCTTCTGCACCGTTCCGAACCCCGAGAGGGGAATGAGGGAAATCCTCCGCGTTTTAAAGCCTGGGGGAAGGGCGATTTTCCTCGAGCACACGAAGAGCGACTCGATTTTGCTCGACTACCTCTTTCTCCTTCCCCTGAAGTTGCCGTTGAGGCTGCTCCTCGATGACGACCCGCTCAGGGAGACGCATAAACTGGTCTCGAAGCACTTTGAAATCGAGCGCGAGGAGCGCTATTACCGCGGAATCGTCCGTTTAATCGTCGCGCGGAAGCCCGCTGAGAGTAAAACTTTTAAAGCTCCCTCCCCTTAA
- a CDS encoding helix-turn-helix domain-containing protein, whose translation MLEKEKEALAKRIAGEITLSSDPGKTMRKWREIFGISQTELAEYLGVSSSVISDYEGGRRKSPGASTIRKFVEALLEIDERRGGNVIRAFSKTIEGELPTSAILDIREFAVPVKISDVVEAVRGEVVANPHLIERRIYGYTVVDSIRAILEMSSEEFLKLYGWTTERALVFTKVTTGRSPMIAVRVQGLKPAVIVLHGVKRLDELAVKLAERERVPLVVSKASSEMELITNLRKLVEKTEKEL comes from the coding sequence ATGCTGGAGAAAGAGAAGGAAGCGCTCGCTAAGAGGATTGCAGGTGAGATAACGCTCTCCTCTGACCCCGGGAAAACAATGAGAAAATGGCGTGAAATCTTTGGAATCAGCCAGACCGAGCTTGCTGAATACCTCGGCGTCTCTTCCTCGGTCATCAGCGATTACGAGGGCGGAAGGAGAAAGAGTCCCGGCGCCTCAACTATAAGGAAGTTTGTGGAAGCCCTTCTTGAAATCGACGAGAGGCGCGGTGGCAACGTCATAAGGGCCTTCAGCAAGACCATCGAAGGGGAGCTCCCCACGAGTGCGATACTCGACATAAGGGAGTTCGCGGTTCCGGTGAAGATTTCTGACGTCGTTGAGGCCGTCCGCGGCGAGGTTGTGGCGAATCCACACCTCATCGAGCGGAGAATCTACGGCTACACCGTCGTTGACAGCATAAGGGCGATACTTGAGATGAGCAGTGAGGAGTTCCTCAAGCTCTACGGCTGGACTACCGAGAGGGCCCTAGTTTTCACGAAGGTGACCACAGGGAGGAGCCCCATGATAGCCGTCCGCGTCCAGGGGTTGAAGCCGGCCGTCATAGTCCTTCACGGGGTCAAGAGGCTCGATGAGCTCGCTGTTAAACTGGCCGAGCGCGAAAGGGTTCCCCTGGTAGTTTCGAAGGCATCGAGTGAGATGGAGCTCATAACCAACCTCAGAAAACTCGTTGAAAAAACGGAGAAGGAACTTTAA
- a CDS encoding 4-phosphopantoate--beta-alanine ligase, which yields MVKIPKSHPRYWSLYYREKIIAGMEKGMTAKAGLIAHGRGEAFDYLIGEKTIEPAERAMRAAVAKFLLAEWPVISVNGNVAALVPKETIELAKALGAKLEINLFYRTEERVRAIERELRKYDPEMEILGINPTKRIPGLEHERGKVDENGIWRADVVLVPLEDGDRTEALVKMGKFVVTVDLNPLSRSARMADITIVDNIVRAYPRMVELAKEMQNLPREELKKIVESYDNGKTLSDVLVHIRNRLTELAEEGIWRRKEL from the coding sequence ATGGTGAAGATTCCAAAGAGCCATCCGCGCTACTGGAGCCTCTACTACCGCGAGAAAATTATCGCGGGTATGGAGAAGGGAATGACGGCCAAAGCCGGTCTAATCGCCCACGGGCGCGGGGAGGCTTTTGACTACCTCATCGGTGAGAAAACGATAGAACCCGCCGAAAGAGCCATGAGGGCAGCGGTTGCCAAGTTTCTGCTCGCGGAATGGCCCGTAATCTCGGTGAACGGCAACGTCGCGGCGCTCGTTCCGAAGGAGACGATTGAACTGGCGAAGGCCCTCGGCGCGAAGCTCGAGATAAACCTCTTCTACCGGACGGAAGAGCGCGTTAGAGCCATAGAGCGGGAGCTCCGGAAGTACGACCCGGAGATGGAGATACTCGGCATAAACCCGACGAAGAGGATTCCGGGCCTTGAGCACGAGCGCGGGAAGGTTGACGAAAACGGCATCTGGAGGGCAGACGTCGTTCTCGTCCCGCTTGAGGACGGCGACAGGACGGAGGCGCTCGTGAAGATGGGCAAGTTCGTGGTTACCGTTGACCTGAACCCCCTCTCAAGGAGCGCGAGGATGGCTGATATAACGATAGTTGACAACATAGTCCGTGCATACCCGAGAATGGTTGAGCTGGCAAAGGAAATGCAGAACCTTCCAAGGGAAGAGCTCAAGAAGATAGTTGAGTCCTACGACAACGGGAAAACGCTGAGCGACGTTCTGGTGCACATAAGGAACAGACTAACTGAGCTCGCCGAAGAAGGAATCTGGAGAAGGAAGGAGCTTTAA
- a CDS encoding sulfide/dihydroorotate dehydrogenase-like FAD/NAD-binding protein gives MGYKITAKEDLSPIDYFVEVEAPHVAKAWKPGQFVVFILHERGERIPMSVYKAEDGKVGMFIRKLGKTSLQLYHEYKPGDELWSFVGPLGKPIKVKNYGRVAFVSDAVCGHAENRATLKVMREAGNYTISVQTFEDREKVYPTRFLAREVADEYYLTTLDGSVGIKGHYLDVVRELIEKDRVDVIFAGGSLRNLAKLAELTRPYGIPTYATVRQIMVDGTGMCGSCRVLYDGEVKFACRDGPVFDAHKIDWEDAIRRNYERFSEQERLAKERYLEYLRAKGVI, from the coding sequence GTGGGATACAAGATTACCGCAAAGGAGGATTTGAGTCCAATTGACTATTTTGTAGAAGTGGAGGCACCGCACGTTGCAAAGGCCTGGAAACCCGGACAGTTCGTCGTCTTCATCCTCCACGAGAGGGGAGAGAGAATACCCATGTCTGTCTACAAAGCCGAAGATGGAAAGGTTGGGATGTTTATCAGGAAGCTCGGAAAGACAAGCCTTCAGCTCTACCACGAGTACAAGCCTGGTGACGAGCTCTGGAGCTTCGTCGGGCCCCTCGGAAAGCCGATTAAGGTCAAGAACTACGGTAGAGTCGCCTTCGTCTCCGATGCCGTCTGCGGCCACGCCGAGAACCGGGCAACACTTAAAGTCATGCGTGAGGCCGGCAATTACACGATTTCCGTTCAGACCTTCGAGGACAGGGAGAAGGTTTACCCAACCCGCTTTTTGGCTAGGGAAGTCGCTGACGAGTACTACCTAACGACCCTTGACGGGTCGGTCGGCATAAAGGGCCACTACCTCGACGTTGTGCGAGAGCTCATCGAGAAAGACCGGGTTGATGTCATATTCGCGGGAGGAAGTCTAAGAAACCTCGCAAAACTCGCCGAGCTCACGAGGCCCTACGGAATCCCAACCTACGCAACGGTGAGGCAGATTATGGTGGATGGAACCGGCATGTGCGGTTCGTGCAGGGTTCTATACGACGGGGAAGTAAAGTTCGCCTGCAGGGACGGGCCGGTCTTTGACGCCCACAAGATTGACTGGGAGGACGCGATAAGGAGAAACTACGAGCGCTTCTCGGAACAGGAGAGGCTTGCCAAGGAGCGCTATCTTGAATATCTCCGCGCCAAGGGGGTGATTTGA
- the gltA gene encoding NADPH-dependent glutamate synthase, with protein sequence MPKLIKERVPTPERPVEERVKDFGEVNLGYTFELAVKEAERCLQCPANYAPCIKGCPVHINIPAFIAKIKEGDIKGALRIIWNDNTLPAITGRVCPQEDQCEGACVVGKVGQAVNIGKLERFVADYARKHGIEEELLCEFEEKCTGELGKVAVVGAGPAGLTCAGELAKMGYKVTVFEALHKPGGVLIYGIPEFRLPKEILDHELAKLKRLGVEIKTDHVVGKTVTLEELLQEYDAVFIGTGAGTPKLLNIPGILLDRIYSANEFLTRINLMKAYEFPEYDTPIAVGKKVIVIGAGNTAMDAARSALRLGCDVTIAYRRGEEDVTARIEEVEHAKEEGVKFLYFVQPVEFIGDEKGKVKAVKFEKMEPLEERDSRGKRKIRPTGEYVTVEADTVIIAIGLEPNRIISEEAGIKTNPNGTLVVDENLMTSVPGVFAGGDAIRGEATVILAMGDGKKAAKAIDEYIRAKKASA encoded by the coding sequence ATGCCGAAGCTCATCAAGGAGAGGGTTCCAACCCCTGAGAGACCCGTTGAGGAGAGGGTTAAGGACTTCGGTGAGGTCAACCTCGGCTACACCTTCGAGCTTGCCGTTAAGGAAGCTGAGCGCTGCCTCCAGTGTCCGGCAAACTACGCGCCCTGTATAAAGGGCTGTCCCGTCCACATCAACATTCCTGCCTTCATAGCCAAGATTAAGGAGGGCGACATCAAGGGCGCCCTGAGGATAATCTGGAACGACAACACGCTCCCTGCCATAACAGGCCGTGTCTGCCCGCAGGAGGACCAGTGTGAGGGTGCATGTGTCGTCGGAAAAGTCGGCCAGGCTGTAAACATCGGCAAGCTTGAGCGCTTCGTTGCCGACTACGCGAGGAAGCACGGCATAGAGGAGGAGCTCCTCTGCGAGTTCGAGGAGAAATGCACCGGAGAGCTTGGAAAGGTGGCCGTCGTGGGAGCTGGTCCAGCGGGCCTGACCTGCGCCGGTGAGCTCGCGAAGATGGGCTACAAGGTGACCGTCTTCGAGGCCCTTCACAAGCCCGGTGGAGTTCTCATCTATGGAATCCCCGAGTTCAGGCTTCCCAAGGAGATACTCGACCACGAGCTGGCCAAGCTCAAGCGCCTTGGAGTCGAGATAAAGACAGACCACGTCGTTGGAAAGACGGTCACCCTTGAAGAGCTTCTCCAGGAGTACGACGCCGTCTTCATAGGAACCGGGGCAGGAACGCCGAAGCTCCTCAACATCCCGGGAATCCTGCTCGACAGGATTTACTCAGCCAACGAGTTCCTCACGAGGATTAACCTGATGAAGGCCTACGAGTTCCCCGAGTACGACACGCCGATAGCCGTCGGGAAGAAGGTAATCGTCATCGGAGCCGGAAACACGGCAATGGACGCGGCGCGCTCCGCGCTGAGGCTTGGTTGCGACGTGACGATAGCCTACAGGCGTGGTGAGGAGGACGTGACGGCGAGGATTGAGGAGGTCGAGCACGCGAAGGAGGAGGGCGTGAAGTTCCTCTACTTCGTCCAGCCGGTTGAGTTCATCGGCGACGAGAAGGGCAAGGTCAAGGCGGTGAAGTTTGAGAAGATGGAGCCGTTGGAGGAGAGGGACTCAAGGGGGAAGAGGAAGATACGGCCAACCGGCGAGTATGTCACCGTCGAGGCTGACACGGTGATAATAGCAATCGGCCTTGAGCCCAACAGGATTATCAGCGAGGAAGCCGGGATAAAGACCAACCCCAACGGGACGCTCGTCGTCGATGAGAACCTTATGACGAGCGTTCCCGGAGTCTTCGCAGGTGGAGACGCGATAAGGGGCGAGGCAACGGTTATCCTCGCAATGGGCGACGGAAAGAAGGCGGCGAAGGCGATAGACGAGTACATCAGGGCGAAGAAGGCCAGCGCATGA